aaccactatccgagcactaaaacctgctcttttccccatatcgggaaaaactcaaccaatctcgtactgagatatcaattccttagcgtacctttaccaaggacaacgctaaaagtgaccaagtctcaacctaaagtcaacgatccgaacgttgaagatcgaaccacatgaatccttacggattacacttaccactaaacatcctttgtagtgcgcaatacaaccaatacgccaatatcctaacatcataagcaacggctaaaaccaaaagcgcccaaaatgactatggaaacgctaaacctaaggtgtacaaaatcgactattgtcacacccgtaacaacatgtgagcgaaacacggctatcgcatcactaatcctacaacatggttctcatgaccccaccatcggtgtataaatcaaccgatagttcacacaacatggtccttacgaccccaccattggtgcataaaacaaccaatagatcacaactcaacatggccgaaataacccgagcctgaacacatatggaggatggtcgaaacaacccgaaccttagtgaattcgcacaacccgaaattcacctacccaatccatatatctcacaacgaaatgaccgcacaacccgagtcatcgtgaatacgcacaacccgaCATTCACCACcaacgccacatagtataaccgaggatggccgtacaacccgagccttagtgaatccgaactacccgacattcactacctcaacctatgagtccaaccaacagggacaatcgtactacccgaaatattgtgaatacgaacaacccgatattcacatcccacaacacaactcaggaatggtactcgcatttcccaccggtactcgcatttcccgataatgttacaccataccgacataacactactcccttgatgaagtcagcggacccgaagatcatgcttcaccaatctacaaccatgatgaagtcagcggacccgaagatcatgcttcaccaatcaacaaccatgatgaagtcagcggaccccgaaggtcatgcttcatcaatcaacgcccttttggcctcgaacaacgagtagcgtaacatcgcgctctgctacgccatagtgaatcctaacggataccactaaccattcacacactcgagcaagaaccacctatatcaaacataggcacaaaacaataattctctagaagagaatccgacacacacctccttcaacagaaggatttcaccttgctcaccaaacacgtccattatctctcaacgagatttaccacattaccacctcggtgataatttaaatccaaaccataagtacaatttatccgaaattgtaatctaccacaaatcgaccaaaaccaggtctcgacagcattttccggatctaccaaaagcatcatccgaaatctcacactaaaacttcctcgtgcgggagtgtaactcccccacttggaactacgttccaatgtcacaactcgaacaaccgtacaatgctaccaaaggtagactttaccaacaattcggttcacacgacccatcaccattccttgctccaaccttgagcatacgaaggattttaacctatccttaaacacttcaaacgaaaagtgtaccacaaattacacaactacactctcgcaatcatccaattgctatagcttgtcaacttcacctagtcactcatctacttaagggtttcatctcggtaccctaagtacaatgtaaccacaacacaatcggagttgaacaccacgctagtaggtatgaaagaggcacctaatgtcgcgtcacgtagactcctttaccaacatacatcgagatccaacactcgatctctcgggtttcatcccactagacgtacctcatggttcatcaactttaacacgagagcgacacgctctaacatccgaacaccgaagcccacacacatggcttggtagaaacaattccctatactaaggaatgcttggttgcaccaagtcttacgcccttcgcccgacaatcaaaacgtcaccattgggtacttccattaggaacgttacccataacaacaatatgcacaacacaaggcatttaacaactcaaactcatcggcacaaaataaataatcaaaggacatatctattaaaacgaaacgtacctcaatgtctccttgcggcattcgtcgccgccaactcgggacaatccggcttgcgatgtccctctttatgacaatagtagcacattccgtcattacttctcggcattgtgcattcccataacttgtggcccctaacaccacaattgaaacatctaggcgcatgagaactcgtcgaacctttctccacgttacccatactcgcactcgcgcccttagttttcttactcggagcaccataagaaataacccttctctcacttgaaggttcaccaaccttcgatcgcgaataagactcgaaacctctagccaaggcaaATAACTccacaaacgatttcgcttgaccccggctaatcttattcttcaagtcatcatttaaggtccgatagaaatcccccatcaacaaacgatcattccccaaatactccgggcaaaaacgagccttcgccataaaggtcgtcttgagagtattcaaatccatagatccttgtcgcaaattttgcaactcattacgcaactcccacaaatcggctgaagtccggaactcctcgaagaattcctccttaaattcatcCCACGATACggtcataaacgtttcgccaccgacaagatcaatcttaccatccaaccagtccctcgccctaccccgcaacaaactagtagcgagtcttgtcctcctctcgggagggcattcaatagtacgaaaacacccttcgacatccgaaatccaagttgtgcttatcaaaggatccggtttcccgtcatacatcgggggtttagtcctcatgaagctcttaagacaacgctccatttcactactaccccgaaattcggaatacttcctatccatttcttcttgtaacgcacccacttgctccgcaacggcgaccgcaactctagcgttaaattctacatcgttcgtctcgatcccgtttcccgtcgccattctaaggaatgcaaagcgattagatcacgaacgtataaagcacacacacaacaccgccccatcttgctaaacactcgtcgtacatcacttgctagacacgatttgcacccgtaataaggtttgcaagtccttattatgcatacacgccgtatcagttcgttagtacaacgaccgtctcgctcgatgatatatgcaaacgcaaacataaacaaaacacaacgcagtcacatattaataatatccacatattaatataaGCGTTAGTCcatctataaacaaggcactaactataacctatttcgacccgtaatcctacaagtcccgcaacaaattaagcacacacaaaagtctaagtctaggcacctatctcaagtcacctaaatcccttagaccatgctctgataccacttgtaacaacccaacccgttaaccaaccaataacgcggaataaaataattttttttttgctggtacagcacatggcgcggcgcgccacctttctgtacggcgcgcagaatagcctggacaggctgctgtcccaaaaagtcccaaatgcgaaaatgtttgatcacttcccgacacatttagaccaaacggttttcacaacatattacaatagttaaaattaactcgttccattaataaaaagggtcttacgacaccgggcccacatatgcccaaattaaccctttaagtacaaagtacgaacttcgaccatatgacttttaatacaaaataaagccgagcatggcgattggggatacgctacccaatcctaaacgatccaaaagcacatcctctaaagcaaactacgtaagtccactagtccccacgcttacccgatccatcgtctccatgcaatctataaaaatgtaaacaacgagagggtaagctaacgcttagtgaatgtaaagatactatacacatacatatgcataaaatggctacgcatcaccaagcatcaaaatagcACATACCGTCTcagcatggtaaacaaactacaaagagCACATTAAACAAAGTAGCTATACGCTACGTAATCGCCAAGCTAACAGCACacaattagctacaacacaacaataagtatatacgcgtatgtaacaaatataatcaaacaataacgataaggttaaccccttaacccaaaccacatgaaggttggccgaactacccgagccttagtgaatccgcactacccgagattcacttccttcaccacttctacaaccgaggttggccgaactacccgagccttagtgaattcgcacaacccgaaattcaccacctcatcaccaagatgaccgaaacaacccgagtcatcatgaatccgcactaaccgagattcatttcctcaacaacaaatgctagcaacccatctccaaaagggttatccaaaacgctagccaattcacaataccaagggtaaagacccacaacgcataagcgtatcacatggacccgaagtacAAGGTTCATTCTTccacacgaacatagagtaaacccgaacaagggtcaccctacatgcacgcacccatcttacacatacacatgtgcatagtaaatttacactcaccttaaatgcctcgatgaatgcaaccgaataatccgcaacacgccaatggaacgtacctattccattaacaacaattacaacaaaacaattagggtggatttacaaatcaacccaaatcgacaactagtgcaattttgacccaaatgcacttccaagtacaaacctcgtccaaaattaaccaataatcactaacacaagtgagaatggtcctaatacgccaattaaacccaatcataggtgttaaacacctatcttgcccataaagacacttaaaccctaattttgacccaaaggagtcaacatcgcgccattagcgagttttgacaccaaaacatatttaactcggttttatacttcaacttaatccattttaaatttataaaccttattaaatcgacaattgggtcataatcatcaccaaaccctaattttgactctagtcaaaattagtcaacccaaattcacctaaagtggttccaacacttccataatcactaaacctagtgattaaactcaagattaaagcctaatcaaggccaaatcatcaaccaacccaaaacccgccaagtgacaagaataacaagtcaccataaacccatttcatcatctaagagggtttcattacaaatcaaactcaaaccctaacttgaatatcaaatcaaacaatgtaattcggagtttgaacttaccaataccaccaaaatgatgccgttgacgagtagagcaactttaaaacccgagatttggtgagaatccaactccttcttctccaaatcaagctctctcacactAAAAGTAGGTTTCTCTCACTAGGTTTTGATGAGAGTGtgtgtgtgggtgagaaatgagctccaatggagttctagatcagttttggtgaccctaaaccgaccctaaatgaaaagaccaaagtacccctcatttaaaccttttaaaaaggctgaaaattaccTCAGCAGAAATCGGCGCGCCGcaccaaaaggtggagcgccgctccaaacaactggaaattgtggtcgagcccaaaacaggtttcagcaacttgttttggccataacttttcgaccgtagctccgttttcgatgaatcaaatatcgttggaaacgtaataagatttcctttccaatggtaaggctttaaaacatcaacacaaactttatttggggttgaaaagatacgtacacaccttgtcacttcagacaacgtctagtttccttcggcgttcgagcaagcaacacgtacacttcatacacgcatcgtacaccataaatatattgtgtacaataaatatttgggtcttacacgggCGGTTGCAGGTCCTCTCGTGCAATTGCAGTCTGGCAGCTTTTTGGAAAAtttgttttggccgtaactttcaaaccgtaactccgtttttgatgagtaaactaccgttggaaacgtaatgagatttaattTCTAATGGTAAAGTTTTGAAACACTGAATAAAACTTTAATTTTGGTCAAAATGATGGAATAGCGTGTATGCCTCGTTCTACACGCGTGGGATAGTTGCAATTGGATGGGAAACAAGTTTATATGGATATATTAGGCTATATGATGTTGTTTAGAGTATGAATTGATGATATTATTGGTTAGATATGTACTAACTTGAGATATGGTATTCTCAGGTAATAAGGGAATGGAGAAGGCTCAGTAATATAAGACTTCTGAGTTTTTGCTGTTtatcaggtgagtgggactatcttaacTGTTGTATGTATGTAGTAGCGGGTTATGCTGCTGTTGTCCTGCCATGTTATACCTGATGAGTTAGCATATGATGTTTATGCTTATGTGATGATTATGTGCACTTAGGTATTATCGGCTATGTTGTCTAGTCGGTAATCAGCTTTGGGTATAAAGCTGAGCATAAGGTCAACCTTGCTGTCAGGTTGGGTTCAAGAGTTACTATTCGTGTAGTATAGTTTGAACGACGCATCCCCTGCGTTTGGATTGCTATGCGAGGGATACAGTAACAGGAACTttcggtaaactctagcccgatcaactagTAGTTAATGGCCTGTACAAGCCGCCGAGCCAAGTGTTACCATTCTGGTTTACCTTGTTGATGCTATGTCATTGTGCTTAGCTTGATGCTAGGTACCTATGACTGTTAGgataattccattcacttagctttatgctaaccccccccccccccccaagttcctcccttgcaggttaagCTTTGCATGCTATAGTTTTGGGAGTGGTTGCTTTTGGATATGTTTGACAAGCTACAATCTGATGTTTATATTTTGATACCTATATGTATGTAAAAGTTTTTGGTTAATGTAACACCTGGGTGACTGTAATAACTATGGTTTAGTTAATTACTACGTACGGTTTGTAAATATCAATATATTATGTTTCCgctatgatttaaaaaaaaatgtacggtgttacaagttggtatcagagcgtaggtttggcaacGTGTACACAcggatgtcatgttcccaaaccttgcttATGTTGCGTCAAACATATCCGTGGGGTAGAGTTAAGTGAATGTGGAAGTTGTATGTTAGTATTATGTACTAacaagttatccactaagctttggtGAGATGATGTGCAGTACAGGTTAAAGATGACTGACGGACAACAGAATGTTCATGCTCCCCCGACCCCTGGTATCTTCATAGTTCCGACAGAGTTTGAAATTTCAGATGAAGATCAAGGAGATTACATCCAGAGGTTAGAAAGTGAGCTACAGGAAGCTCGAGAAAAGATTACAGAACTAGAAAATACTCTTCCTTCACGTAACTTAGGAGCAAATGTGGAACCGCCACCTCCGGGTTTTCCATTCCCCCAACGTGAGCCTACATCCACTGGAAATTCATCTCAGCAACAGCAACAGTAGCAGTTTCCATTACCTCCTCAATTCCAAACACCACAGCCTAACCAGATACCTCTTCAAACTGGAAACCAATATCCTAACCAGTTTATGTACActtacccattacaaatgataccgCAACCAGTTGCTGAAACCCGAAAGAAATGTACATTCAAAAAATTCATGGATTGTAAACCCCCAGAGTATTCTGGAAGTACAAACTCAACAGACACCTTAGATTGGCTGCGTGAAGTAGATCGAGCATTAGATGCTTGTCAATGCGAACCAGAATTGCGTGTTACTTATGCAAGCTGACTTCTGAAAAAGAAAGCAATGGGCTGGTGGGATTGTTTGACCGTTCAGGTGTCCAAAGAACAGTTGAGTCAAGTCACGTGGGAACAATTTTCAGCAAAGGTGTGCGAGCAATATTGTACTCCTTACAAAATCTCCAAAATGAAGTGCGAGTTTATGAATTTAAGAATGACTGAGCATATGTCAATTGATGAAGTGATCGAAAAGTACACAGAAAAACTCCGCTTTGTACAATAATGGCTTCCTGACAAACAATCCAGAGTCGATCAGTTTGTTGAAATGATTCTGCCTGAGTACCGATCAATTGTGAGATTAGCAACAACCTTGCCTCAAGCGTTTGCTATGGCAAGAATGGTGGAAGGAGACGTCAAAGCCACCAAGAGTAAACAGAGAGAGCAAATGTCAGAACCAAAACAAGCGACAAGCCAGACGAGCCAAATGAGTAGTAAATCTAGAAGATCTCATGGTAACCAACAAAGAGGTAGGGTTACTCAAAGCAGTGGTAGTAATTTGAGTCAGAAAATGTGGTGCAATGTATGTAGGTCAACACACACTGGACCCTGTACAGAGTCGAAAAAAAAGGTGTATAAGGTGTGGAGCGATGGGTCATGATGTTCAAGTTTGTTCATTTCGAGAAAATGTTTGTTGAAATTGCAAAAAATCGGGTCATCGATCAGCTGATTGTCCTTCTACAAGGCGAGCGAGCTCTGGGGTAGGGGCCAGAGCAAGAACAATGTCAGTCGGAGGATCCTCTGCTTCTTCAACGGGACAGAAGCGAAAGAATCCTCCACCACCTGAAACAAGAGCCTTTCAAATGTCGGTTGATACAGCTACTGAAACCGACGATGCGATTACCGGTATGTTTCTGATAAATTCTTCGccggctcgtgtgttatttgattgtgGAGCAAATCGCTCTTTTATGTCTGTTACATTATGTGATAAGTTGAAATTGCCTATCAACGTATTATCTGAACCTTTAAGAATAGAAGTGGGTGATGGTAGAACGGTTCCAGTCACAACCTCTATGTTTGGAGTAACCATTGAAATAGATGGGAATGAATTCCCTATGACTTGTATTGTTATGCCTATACCGAGCTTTGATGTCGTATTAGGTATGGATTGGTTAGGCCGCCATAAGACAAGTCTAAAATGTGATAAGAAAATAATTCATTTTCCTTTGGCCGATGGGACACGTGCTATGGCCCGAGGTGAACGGGGTGGGTTTAATTGTCCATTAATTTCGATGATGAAAGCTAAGAAATCGTTAGGCAAGGGGTGTGATTCGTTTCTAGCATATGTGATCGATGCAAAGAAAGAGAAGAAATCAGTGTCTGATATCCCGATAGTGTCCGAATTCCCAGAAGTCTTCCCAGATGAATTGCCGGGTTTACCGCTAGTTAGGGAAGTAGAATATAAAATCGAGTTGTTACCAGGATCCACACCAGTTGCTAAAGCTCCGTATCGATTAGCACCGTCCGAGATTCATGATATGATGTCACAAATTCAGGAGTTGCTAGATCTTGGGTTTATTCGGCccagttcttcaccatggggtgctccagtgttgttcgtgaagaagaaagatggaactctccgtatgtgcattgattaccgagaactaaaTAAAAGAACGGTGAAGAACAAGTACCCgttgccgagaattgatgatctgttttaTCAGCTACAAGGGGCGtcgtacttctctaaaattgatctacgatcaggttatcaccaggttCGGGTAGCCGAGGAAGATATTCCAAAGAAAGCTTTTCGTACAagatacggtcattacgagtttttaGTTATGTCgttcgggttgacaaatgcgccagcaatattcatggatttaatgaatcgggTGTGTAGACAGTTTCTCGACAAATTCGTGATAGTatttatcgatgatattttgatttaTTCAAAGACAGAATCAGAACACGCTACACATCTGAGACAAGTATTAGAACTGTAGAAATGGGAAAAGTTGTACGCCAAGTTTTCTAAATGTgagttctggttaagagaagttcagtttttgggtcacGTTATCTGCCAAGAGGGTATCAAAGTCAATCCGtctaagatagaagcggtaatgaattggaattcatcGAAGACTCCGacagagattaagagttttctgggtttagcaggttactaccgaaggtttgtTAAAGATTTTTCAAAGATCGCTCGTCCATTGACCAAGTTAACCCGAAAAGATGTAACTTTTCGATGAAGTGATGAACAATAAAATGCCTTCCAGACATTGAAACACTTGTTGTGCGAAACTCCGATTTTAGCGTTACTTGTGGGTACAGAAGATttcgttgtgtattgtgatgcGTCATTAGCCGGATTGGGTTGTGTGTTAATACAGAGAGAGAAAGTTATTACCTATGCCTCAAGACAGTTAAAAACTCATGAAAAGAATTATCTGACACATGATCTAGAGTTAGCTGCAGTTGTATTTGCATTGAAAttatggaggcattatctttacgGCACTCATTGTGTGATTtgtactgaccataagagtcttcagcatatcttTTCGTAGAACGAATTAaacatgcgtcagagacggtggcaagagctgatcaaggattatgattgtgagattcgttatCATCCAAGAAAGGCAAATATCGTTGcagatgctttgagtcgaaagaaATCCACTGACAATGTGAAGTTCATGCGAATTGAGATTgtgtcagacttgattgatcgattaaaGATAGCACAATTAGAAGCCTTGAAGGATGAACATTTGAAATCTGAGATATTAGTAAAGCGAAAAGTGGATTTAATTGACGATTCTCGTGGATTAAAGACCTTGAGTAACAGAATTTGGATTCCTTTGCTCGgaggattgagggatttaatcttgaATGAAGCGCACAAATCGAGATTGTCTATCCATCCTGGAAGCacgaagatgtatcatgatctaaaacctttatattggtggccaacaatgaagaaagaTATCACGCATTACGTGGAAAAGTGTCACATATGAGCTcaagtaaaagctgaacatcagaaaccttacggGTCATTACGTTAACTTGAGATTCCTCAGTGGAAGTGGGAGCACATAACGATGGATTTCGTGacaaagttaccccgaacccagaaaggtcatgacatgatctgggtgatagttaaCAGATTGACTAAAAGCGCACATTTTATGGCTACAAGTGAGTCAGCTTCGCACAGGAAGTTAGCTCAACTATATGTGAATGAGATTATAGTTCGACATGGAATTCCATTATCTATTGTATCAGATAGAGATTCGAGGTTCGTATCTAAATTTTGGCAGAGTTTATAAGAGAATTTGGGTACTCGAGTTAATCTCagcacagcgtatcatcctcaaatagacggtcaaagt
This genomic window from Rutidosis leptorrhynchoides isolate AG116_Rl617_1_P2 chromosome 2, CSIRO_AGI_Rlap_v1, whole genome shotgun sequence contains:
- the LOC139889423 gene encoding uncharacterized protein; this encodes MSVGGSSASSTGQKRKNPPPPETRAFQMSVDTATETDDAITGMFLINSSPARVLFDCGANRSFMSVTLCDKLKLPINVLSEPLRIEVGDGRTVPVTTSMFGVTIEIDGNEFPMTCIVMPIPSFDVVLGMDWLGRHKTSLKCDKKIIHFPLADGTRAMARGERGGFNCPLISMMKAKKSLGKGCDSFLAYVIDAKKEKKSVSDIPIVSEFPEVFPDELPGLPLVREVEYKIELLPGSTPVAKAPYRLAPSEIHDMMSQIQELLDLGFIRPSSSPWGYHQVRVAEEDIPKKAFRTRYGHYEFLVMSFGLTNAPAIFMDLMNRTLKHLLCETPILALLVGTEDFVVYCDASLAGLGCVLIQREKVITYASRQLKTHEKNYLTHDLELAAVVFALKLWRHYLYGTHYALSRKKSTDNVKFMRIEIVSDLIDRLKIAQLEALKDEHLKSEILVKRKVDLIDDSRGLKTLSNRIWIPLLGGLRDLILNEAHKSRLSIHPGSTKITPTCWLEAGEKQFAGPEIVQLTTDKVAIAREKLKPARDRQKMYADLRRWPVIFTIGEQVYLKVSPWKGVIRFGKRGKLAPRYIGPFKIQQVLNDQTVVLDLPAELAGIHNTFNVCYLRKCKVEDEIQILPLQDLKVDMNKKLVEEPVRIVDKKITKLRHKQILMVLVEWKHNLGSNLTWQIEELMKTRYPRLFDLDQILRTKSPLRGVDL